The proteins below come from a single Micromonospora citrea genomic window:
- a CDS encoding heavy-metal-associated domain-containing protein has product METKTYTVIGMTCSHCVNSVGSEIGKIPGVTEVQVDLTNGTATVISDRPLDDAAVAAAVDEAGYELGR; this is encoded by the coding sequence ATGGAGACCAAGACCTACACCGTTATCGGCATGACGTGCTCGCACTGCGTCAACTCCGTCGGGTCGGAGATCGGCAAGATCCCGGGCGTCACGGAAGTGCAGGTGGATCTGACCAACGGCACCGCGACCGTCATCAGTGATCGGCCGCTTGACGACGCGGCCGTCGCCGCGGCGGTCGACGAGGCCGGCTACGAACTGGGAAGGTAG
- a CDS encoding metal-sensitive transcriptional regulator → MTPPAPTPTRGYTASKDQLLARLRRVEGQVRGIEKMVDDDRYCIDVLTQISAIQAALDKVALGLLDGHARHCMHEGAAEGRADEMATEMMAAVGRIMKRG, encoded by the coding sequence ATGACCCCACCCGCGCCGACCCCGACCCGGGGCTACACCGCCAGCAAGGACCAACTGCTCGCGCGACTGCGCCGCGTCGAGGGACAGGTCCGCGGCATCGAGAAGATGGTCGACGACGACCGCTACTGCATCGATGTGCTCACCCAGATCTCCGCCATCCAGGCCGCCCTGGACAAGGTCGCCCTCGGGCTGCTCGACGGCCACGCCCGGCACTGCATGCACGAAGGTGCGGCGGAAGGCCGCGCCGACGAGATGGCCACCGAGATGATGGCCGCCGTCGGCCGCATCATGAAGCGCGGCTGA
- a CDS encoding heavy-metal-associated domain-containing protein → MNTATYKVTGMTCNGCANKVKNLLSELDGVDAVEVDLAAGRATLRASRGIDEARVVETLEEAGYEAARA, encoded by the coding sequence GTGAATACAGCCACGTACAAGGTCACCGGCATGACCTGCAACGGCTGCGCCAACAAGGTCAAGAACCTGCTCAGCGAGCTCGATGGCGTCGACGCCGTCGAGGTGGACCTGGCCGCCGGCCGCGCGACGCTGCGGGCGAGCCGTGGCATCGACGAGGCCAGGGTGGTCGAGACACTGGAAGAAGCCGGGTATGAGGCGGCTCGGGCCTGA
- a CDS encoding NAD(P)/FAD-dependent oxidoreductase: MEKIVVVGASLAGLRAVQALRREGFAGEVTLIGAEPHDPYNRPPLSKSFLRGDDDAVLPGAEELDGRWLRGRTAVRLDTVDKMVAVDDGTVMPYDGLVIATGARPRRLAEHPAGVHTLRTLEDALALRTALAERQQRVVVVGGGFIGGEFASTARSLGHAVTVVDSAPLPMLAALGADTARWLGAHHRRNGVELVSGVRVTGFHGTSQLAGVRLADGKVIPADLVVAGMGVVPNTEWLDGSGLTVDNGVVCEPTLHARGTHDIVAAGDVARWPHRLFGNTLVRVEHWANANDQGAAAALNLLAGPEHATPFADVPSFATNVHGARIQIAGLPQLAEEAKLVTGTFEDDQFSVGFTADGLLVGAVAVNSPRDFVRLKRGVAAGNPLEL, from the coding sequence GTGGAGAAGATAGTCGTGGTCGGGGCGTCGCTGGCCGGGCTGCGTGCCGTTCAGGCACTACGCAGGGAGGGCTTCGCGGGTGAGGTGACGCTGATCGGTGCGGAGCCGCACGACCCGTACAACCGGCCGCCGCTGTCCAAGAGCTTTCTGCGAGGCGACGACGATGCCGTCCTGCCCGGAGCAGAGGAGCTCGACGGGCGTTGGCTACGCGGCAGGACGGCGGTGCGCCTGGACACCGTCGACAAGATGGTGGCCGTGGATGACGGCACGGTGATGCCCTATGACGGCCTCGTCATCGCGACCGGAGCCCGGCCGCGGCGGCTGGCCGAGCACCCGGCCGGCGTGCACACGCTGCGGACGCTCGAAGACGCTCTCGCTCTGCGCACCGCCCTGGCCGAACGCCAGCAGCGGGTTGTGGTGGTTGGCGGCGGCTTCATTGGCGGCGAGTTCGCCTCGACCGCGCGGTCTCTCGGTCATGCGGTCACGGTCGTCGACAGCGCGCCGCTCCCCATGCTCGCCGCCCTGGGCGCCGATACCGCCCGCTGGCTGGGCGCTCATCACCGTCGCAACGGCGTGGAGTTGGTCTCTGGCGTGCGCGTCACCGGCTTTCACGGCACGTCGCAGCTCGCCGGCGTACGGCTTGCGGACGGAAAGGTGATTCCGGCGGACCTCGTGGTCGCCGGAATGGGCGTGGTGCCCAATACCGAATGGCTGGACGGCAGCGGCCTCACCGTCGACAACGGGGTGGTGTGCGAGCCGACTCTGCACGCCCGGGGCACGCACGACATCGTGGCCGCCGGGGACGTGGCCCGCTGGCCACACCGGTTGTTCGGCAACACCCTGGTCCGGGTCGAGCACTGGGCCAACGCCAACGATCAGGGTGCCGCGGCCGCGCTGAACCTGCTGGCCGGGCCAGAGCACGCCACGCCGTTCGCAGACGTGCCCTCGTTCGCGACGAACGTACACGGCGCACGGATTCAGATCGCCGGGCTGCCGCAGCTGGCCGAGGAGGCAAAGCTGGTCACCGGAACCTTCGAGGACGACCAGTTCTCGGTGGGCTTCACCGCCGACGGCCTGCTCGTCGGCGCGGTGGCGGTGAACTCGCCAAGAGACTTCGTCCGCCTCAAGCGGGGTGTGGCGGCGGGCAACCCACTGGAGCTGTGA